Proteins from a single region of Labedella gwakjiensis:
- a CDS encoding Ku protein — protein sequence MRSIWKGSITFGLVNVPVKLYSATEDHDVSLHQVHDADGGRIRYERHCEICGKKVAYEHIDKAYDDGENTVVLSKEDIGSLPEERSKEIDVVEFVPTDQIDPIMLDRSYYLEPDSKSTKSYVLLRRTLEATERTAIVQFALRSKTRLAALRVRDDVLVLQTLLWDDEVREAAFPSLDEDVKIAKRELDMAGQLVASFESDFEPSKFTDEYQQQLRTLIQAKIEQGDTIDTDATFGKTEDDEGDGEVIDLMEALKRSVESTRKKTGSKKGA from the coding sequence ATGAGGTCCATCTGGAAGGGCTCGATCACGTTCGGTCTCGTGAACGTGCCCGTGAAGCTGTACTCGGCCACCGAGGACCACGACGTCTCCCTCCACCAGGTGCACGATGCCGACGGCGGCCGCATCCGGTACGAGCGTCACTGCGAGATCTGCGGCAAGAAGGTGGCCTACGAGCACATCGACAAGGCCTACGACGACGGCGAGAACACGGTGGTGCTGTCGAAGGAGGACATCGGGAGCCTGCCGGAGGAGCGCAGCAAGGAGATCGACGTCGTCGAGTTCGTGCCGACGGACCAGATCGATCCGATCATGCTCGACCGCAGCTACTACCTCGAGCCCGACTCGAAGTCGACGAAGTCGTACGTTCTGCTGCGTCGCACCCTCGAGGCCACGGAACGCACGGCCATCGTGCAGTTCGCACTGCGCAGCAAGACGCGGCTCGCCGCGCTCCGTGTGCGCGACGACGTGCTCGTGCTGCAGACGCTCCTCTGGGACGACGAGGTGCGCGAGGCCGCGTTCCCGTCGCTCGACGAGGATGTCAAGATCGCGAAGCGCGAGCTCGACATGGCCGGACAGCTGGTCGCCTCGTTCGAGTCGGACTTCGAGCCGTCGAAGTTCACCGACGAGTACCAGCAGCAGCTGCGCACCCTCATTCAGGCGAAGATCGAGCAGGGCGACACGATCGACACGGACGCGACCTTCGGCAAGACGGAGGACGACGAGGGCGACGGTGAGGTGATCGACCTCATGGAGGCGCTCAAGCGCAGCGTGGAGTCGACGCGGAAGAAAACCGGGAGCAAGAAGGGCGCGTAA
- a CDS encoding ATP-dependent DNA ligase, with protein MVSRGSGRSGGPQLVEIGGRRLRLTNLDKVLYPETGTTKADVIGYYSSIAPHLLPFVRDRPATRKRWVHGVGTDDDPGEVFFQKNLDGSTPDWVARVDIEHSDHHNVYPLVNDEATLAWFAQIASLEIHVPQWRVDSHGARQNPDRLVLDLDPGPGTGLAECVTVARSAREFLQGMGLEPVPVTSGSKGLHLYAALDGSQTSDAVSEVAHELARVLEADHPDLVVSDMKKAKRGGRVLVDWSQNSGAKTTIAPYSLRGRAHPTVAVPRTWEELDDPELRHLEYSEVLDRMQTIDDPLAAILGDEGAVVRTPDRLTVYRSKRDGAKTPEPVPEESPAQGNDDTFVVQDHHARGHHHDFRLERDGVLVSWALPKGVPDLGEKNRLAVQTEDHPLDYASFEGRIPTGEYGAGTVTIWDAGTYVTEKWRDDEIIVTLDGRADGGLGGRAKIALIRTKAGGDPKNWLFHRMELEGTYTAAEHEGDDAAPTATAAGGPASPARRRVGATDRSSRRLPSPMLATRGSVSDVDSTDGDWAFEMKWDGIRCIARIEDGGAVLGSRNGLDLTATFPDIAEALAEAFPSDVVLDAEIVALEKGRPVFSALQNRLGITKPADVARAMARIPATVMVFDVLEREGEDLTRESYTRRRAILDELAVVRNGTTSGKATVQIPPALDGDVEHAVSTSKRLGLEGVVAKRTDSVYRAGRRSRDWIKLVHEKTQEVVIVGWRPGNNALAESLGSLLVAVPDDSGALVYAGRVGTGFTDSARRRLRAQLDARARKTPVVDVPRPDADDAEWVRADLVGEVTFADWTGGGRLRHPVWRGLRPDRTPADVTRDDGL; from the coding sequence ATGGTGTCACGAGGTTCGGGCAGGTCGGGGGGACCCCAGCTCGTCGAGATCGGCGGACGCCGGCTGCGGCTCACGAACCTCGACAAGGTGCTCTACCCGGAGACCGGCACGACGAAGGCCGACGTGATCGGCTACTACTCGTCGATCGCCCCGCACCTGCTGCCGTTCGTGCGCGACCGTCCCGCCACGCGGAAGCGCTGGGTGCATGGGGTGGGCACCGACGACGACCCTGGCGAGGTCTTCTTCCAGAAGAACCTCGACGGCTCCACTCCCGACTGGGTGGCGCGGGTCGACATCGAGCACAGCGACCATCACAACGTGTATCCGCTCGTGAACGACGAGGCCACGCTCGCGTGGTTCGCGCAGATCGCGAGCCTCGAGATCCACGTGCCGCAGTGGCGAGTGGACTCTCACGGCGCTCGGCAGAACCCCGACCGGCTCGTGCTCGACCTCGATCCGGGACCTGGCACGGGACTCGCCGAGTGCGTGACGGTCGCACGCAGCGCGCGCGAGTTCCTGCAGGGGATGGGCCTCGAGCCCGTGCCCGTGACGAGCGGCAGCAAAGGCCTCCACCTCTATGCGGCACTCGACGGCTCGCAGACCTCCGACGCCGTGTCGGAGGTCGCACACGAGCTGGCCCGGGTACTCGAGGCGGACCATCCCGACCTCGTCGTGAGCGACATGAAGAAGGCGAAGCGCGGGGGGCGGGTCCTCGTCGACTGGAGTCAGAACAGCGGAGCGAAGACCACGATCGCGCCGTACTCCCTCCGCGGCCGCGCGCACCCCACGGTCGCCGTGCCGCGCACATGGGAGGAGCTCGACGATCCCGAGCTGCGACACCTCGAATACTCCGAGGTGCTCGACCGGATGCAGACCATCGACGACCCGCTCGCCGCGATCCTCGGAGACGAGGGAGCCGTGGTCCGGACCCCGGACAGGCTCACCGTCTACCGCTCGAAGCGCGACGGTGCGAAGACGCCGGAGCCCGTCCCCGAGGAGAGTCCGGCGCAGGGGAACGACGACACGTTCGTCGTTCAGGACCACCACGCCCGCGGCCACCATCACGACTTCCGCCTCGAGCGCGACGGGGTGCTCGTGTCGTGGGCGCTGCCGAAGGGGGTGCCGGACCTCGGCGAGAAGAACCGCCTCGCGGTTCAGACCGAGGATCATCCACTCGACTACGCGAGCTTCGAAGGACGCATTCCGACGGGGGAATACGGCGCCGGCACCGTGACGATCTGGGACGCGGGTACCTATGTCACGGAGAAGTGGCGGGATGACGAGATCATCGTGACCCTCGACGGCCGCGCGGACGGCGGCCTCGGCGGGCGCGCGAAGATCGCCCTCATCCGCACCAAAGCCGGCGGTGATCCGAAGAACTGGCTGTTCCACCGCATGGAGCTCGAGGGCACCTACACGGCCGCTGAGCACGAGGGGGACGACGCGGCACCGACGGCGACCGCGGCCGGAGGACCGGCCTCGCCGGCGCGGCGGCGTGTGGGCGCGACCGACCGATCGTCACGGCGCCTCCCCTCCCCCATGCTCGCGACGCGCGGCTCCGTGTCCGACGTCGATTCCACCGACGGGGACTGGGCGTTCGAGATGAAATGGGATGGGATCCGGTGCATCGCGCGGATCGAGGACGGCGGCGCCGTTCTCGGATCCCGGAACGGACTCGACCTCACGGCGACGTTCCCCGACATCGCGGAGGCGCTCGCCGAGGCCTTCCCGTCGGACGTCGTCCTCGATGCGGAGATCGTCGCACTCGAGAAGGGGCGACCCGTGTTCTCGGCCCTGCAGAACCGGCTGGGGATCACGAAGCCCGCGGACGTCGCGCGCGCGATGGCCCGCATCCCGGCGACGGTCATGGTCTTCGATGTGCTGGAGCGCGAGGGCGAGGATCTCACACGGGAGTCCTACACGCGACGCCGCGCGATCCTCGATGAGCTCGCCGTCGTGCGGAATGGGACGACGAGCGGCAAGGCCACCGTGCAGATCCCGCCGGCGCTCGACGGCGACGTGGAGCACGCGGTGTCGACCTCGAAGCGGCTCGGCCTGGAGGGAGTCGTGGCGAAGCGCACGGACTCCGTCTATCGGGCGGGGCGGCGGTCGCGGGACTGGATCAAGCTCGTCCACGAGAAGACGCAGGAGGTCGTGATCGTGGGGTGGCGACCGGGGAACAACGCGCTCGCCGAGTCGCTCGGTTCACTGCTCGTCGCCGTGCCGGATGATTCGGGTGCGCTCGTCTACGCCGGTCGAGTGGGCACCGGGTTCACGGACTCGGCTCGTCGACGGTTGCGCGCGCAGCTCGACGCGCGGGCACGGAAGACACCGGTCGTCGATGTGCCCCGTCCCGACGCCGACGACGCCGAGTGGGTGCGCGCGGATCTCGTGGGCGAGGTGACCTTCGCCGACTGGACCGGCGGCGGCCGCCTCCGTCACCCCGTGTGGCGGGGCCTCCGTCCGGACAGGACGCCGGCCGACGTCACACGCGACGACGGCCTCTGA
- a CDS encoding alpha-mannosidase — protein sequence MHRNQKLVEERIKRVLDERITPAVYSARVPVTLAAWAVPDEPVPAAEALAAAYEPFAVGDMWGRAWSTWWFELTADIPAEWAGRTVELVVDPGFQGDWPGNQAEGLLFTPDGVPVKGIHPRNTYARLAESAVGGERIHLYLEAAANPDILVNEFIPTPYGSKKTAPAEPIYRFRTADLAVFEPEVWGLRFDVEVLYQLLKELPETEPRRHEVLRALERALDVLLLDDIVGTAAIARAELVDVLSRPANASAHVLSGIGHAHIDSAWLWPIRETKRKTGRTFSNVLALAEQYPDFKFAASSAQQYAWIKENHPTVWDGIRRAIEAGQWIVVGSQWIEPDGNLPGGEAMSRQITQGLRFFRDELGVDTHGIWLPDSFGYTAAFPQIARLAGLDWFLTQKISWNQTNEFPHHSFWWEGIDGTRIFTHFPPIDTYNSTLEGEELHHAVRQFRDKGRATTSLVPFGYGDGGGGPIREMMERQRRVESLEGSPIVKIEHPDDFFARAEEEYPDAPVWVGELYLELHRGTFTSHAREKRGNREAEHLLREAELWWTAAALRGAEYPYEVLDRLWQSTLLQQFHDILPGSSIRWVHEENEADYARNIGELDRLVADGISRAGGAGAVVNSADHERRELLLDADGAPAGVVRVPGSGFASLDVVEPASPVTAHRDGDTIVVENGLVRIVVDGRGLVVSIVDLGGDRELVPAGRAANLLQLHQDVPNAWDAWDIDAHYRNTVRDLDVADEVDLVEAGPLRAVVRVRRAFGTSRVEQTIAVHADDVRVHLGVELEWNEREKLLKASLPFVVHAQHHSAEIQYGHVRRAIHTNTSWDDARFEVMAHRWVHVEEPGYGIGVTNAATYGHDITRRVGATGEVETEVRLSLVRAANSPDPEQDAGHHSFRYAVHPGADIADVVASGYEQNLALRAPTTDEAVAVEAWSVVASAHPAVRVEAVKLADDRSGDVVVRVYESLGRRSSTTLTLGFDVAEATEVDLLERPLAEDGPRALAFARADERTVTLRLRPFQVVTLRFRRA from the coding sequence GTGCACCGGAACCAGAAGCTCGTCGAAGAGCGCATCAAGCGCGTGCTCGATGAGCGCATCACGCCAGCCGTCTACTCCGCCCGCGTCCCGGTGACGCTCGCCGCGTGGGCGGTCCCCGATGAGCCGGTCCCCGCTGCTGAGGCTCTCGCCGCCGCCTACGAACCGTTCGCTGTCGGTGACATGTGGGGCCGCGCCTGGTCCACGTGGTGGTTCGAACTCACGGCCGACATCCCGGCGGAGTGGGCAGGCCGCACCGTCGAGCTCGTCGTCGACCCGGGCTTCCAGGGCGACTGGCCGGGGAACCAGGCGGAGGGCCTCCTCTTCACTCCCGATGGTGTGCCCGTGAAGGGCATCCACCCGCGGAACACCTACGCACGCCTGGCCGAGTCCGCCGTGGGTGGAGAGCGGATCCACCTGTATCTCGAGGCCGCTGCCAACCCGGACATCCTCGTGAACGAGTTCATCCCCACCCCGTACGGCTCGAAGAAGACCGCGCCGGCCGAGCCCATCTACCGCTTCCGCACCGCTGATCTGGCCGTCTTCGAGCCCGAGGTGTGGGGGCTGCGCTTCGACGTCGAGGTGCTGTACCAGCTGCTCAAGGAACTCCCGGAGACGGAGCCGCGCCGCCACGAGGTGCTCCGCGCGCTCGAGCGAGCGCTCGACGTGCTGCTGCTCGACGACATCGTCGGGACGGCCGCCATCGCCCGCGCCGAGCTCGTCGACGTGCTCAGCCGCCCGGCGAACGCCTCGGCGCACGTGCTCTCCGGAATCGGTCACGCCCACATCGACAGCGCCTGGCTGTGGCCCATCCGCGAGACCAAGCGGAAGACGGGCCGCACGTTCTCCAACGTCCTCGCGCTCGCCGAGCAGTACCCCGACTTCAAGTTCGCCGCCTCCTCGGCCCAGCAGTACGCGTGGATCAAGGAGAACCACCCGACCGTATGGGACGGCATCCGACGCGCCATCGAGGCCGGCCAATGGATCGTCGTCGGCTCCCAGTGGATCGAGCCGGACGGCAATCTCCCCGGAGGCGAGGCCATGTCGCGCCAGATCACTCAGGGCCTGCGCTTCTTCCGCGACGAGCTCGGTGTCGACACGCACGGCATCTGGCTGCCCGACTCGTTCGGGTACACGGCGGCGTTCCCGCAGATCGCACGCCTCGCGGGGCTCGATTGGTTCCTCACGCAGAAGATCTCCTGGAACCAGACCAACGAGTTCCCCCACCACAGCTTCTGGTGGGAGGGCATCGACGGCACCCGCATCTTCACGCACTTCCCGCCGATCGACACCTACAACTCCACGCTCGAGGGCGAAGAGCTGCACCACGCCGTGCGGCAGTTCCGCGACAAGGGCCGTGCCACCACCTCGCTCGTCCCGTTCGGCTACGGCGACGGGGGCGGCGGACCGATCCGCGAGATGATGGAGCGGCAGCGCCGCGTCGAGTCCCTGGAGGGGTCGCCGATCGTGAAGATCGAGCACCCCGACGACTTCTTCGCGCGCGCCGAGGAGGAGTACCCGGACGCGCCCGTGTGGGTCGGCGAGCTCTACCTCGAGCTGCACCGCGGGACGTTCACGTCGCACGCCCGCGAGAAGCGCGGCAACCGTGAGGCGGAGCACCTCCTGCGCGAGGCCGAACTGTGGTGGACGGCCGCGGCCCTCCGCGGCGCCGAGTACCCGTACGAGGTGCTCGACCGGCTCTGGCAGTCGACCCTGCTCCAGCAGTTCCACGACATCCTGCCGGGGTCGTCGATCCGGTGGGTCCACGAGGAGAACGAGGCCGACTACGCCCGCAACATCGGGGAGCTCGACCGGCTCGTCGCCGACGGTATCTCCCGCGCCGGTGGCGCCGGCGCCGTCGTGAACTCAGCCGACCACGAGCGCCGCGAGCTCCTGCTCGACGCCGACGGCGCCCCCGCCGGTGTCGTTCGGGTTCCCGGCAGCGGCTTCGCCTCGCTCGACGTCGTGGAGCCGGCCTCCCCCGTGACCGCGCACCGGGACGGCGACACGATCGTCGTGGAGAACGGCCTCGTCCGGATCGTCGTCGACGGACGCGGACTCGTCGTCTCCATCGTCGACCTCGGCGGCGACCGCGAGCTCGTCCCGGCGGGACGCGCAGCCAACCTCCTGCAGCTGCACCAGGACGTGCCCAACGCCTGGGACGCCTGGGACATCGACGCCCATTATCGCAACACCGTACGCGACCTCGACGTGGCCGACGAGGTCGACCTCGTGGAGGCCGGACCGCTACGCGCCGTCGTCCGCGTCCGTCGCGCCTTCGGCACATCGCGGGTGGAGCAGACCATCGCGGTCCATGCCGACGACGTCCGGGTCCACCTCGGCGTCGAGCTCGAGTGGAACGAGCGCGAGAAGCTCCTCAAGGCCTCCCTGCCCTTCGTCGTGCACGCCCAGCACCACAGCGCCGAGATCCAGTACGGGCACGTGCGCCGCGCCATCCACACGAACACGTCGTGGGACGACGCACGCTTCGAGGTCATGGCGCATCGATGGGTCCACGTGGAGGAGCCCGGCTACGGCATCGGCGTCACGAACGCCGCGACCTACGGCCACGACATCACGCGTCGCGTCGGTGCCACGGGCGAGGTCGAGACGGAGGTCCGCCTGAGCCTCGTGCGTGCCGCGAACTCACCGGACCCCGAGCAGGATGCCGGCCATCACTCGTTCCGGTACGCCGTGCATCCGGGCGCCGACATCGCCGACGTGGTCGCGAGCGGTTACGAGCAGAACCTGGCTCTACGAGCCCCGACGACGGACGAAGCGGTGGCCGTGGAGGCGTGGAGCGTCGTCGCATCGGCGCATCCCGCCGTACGCGTCGAGGCCGTGAAGCTCGCCGACGACCGTTCCGGCGACGTCGTCGTGCGCGTCTACGAGTCCCTCGGCCGCCGCTCGTCGACGACGCTCACACTCGGCTTCGACGTCGCGGAGGCGACGGAGGTCGATCTGCTCGAGCGCCCGCTCGCCGAGGACGGTCCGCGGGCTCTCGCGTTCGCCCGCGCGGACGAGCGCACGGTCACTCTCCGCCTCCGCCCCTTCCAGGTGGTGACGCTCCGCTTTCGGCGCGCCTGA
- a CDS encoding 6-phospho-beta-glucosidase, with protein sequence MKLTMIGGGGFRTPLVFAALLRDTQPGRIDHVALVDTDESRLRTMSRILADQAAGVPDAPRVTVHTDTREGLTGADFVFSAIRVGGMDGRAADERIGQSHGVIGQETVGYGGISYALRTLPVVMRLAELVRDVAPDAWVINFTNPAGIVTEAMSRVLGDRVIGICDSPIGLARRALGALGIRSMETTEIEYAGLNHLGWVTALRVDGVDRLPDLLAAPDRLGSFEEGKLFGPEWIQTIGALPNEYLHYYAFQRDVLQADQYAPQTRGRYLLVQQDRFWSRAADAEHPYAVWQDFRHERETTYMATNRDSAGMGDRDEDDLVSGGYEDVALALMRGIAYDQRARLILNVRSGGALEGVDADAVVEVPCIVDASGAHPVPGARVPAHGRGLVTAVKYVETQTIEAAISGSRSAALRALALHPLVDSVRVAGALLDDARSTFPDLSYLR encoded by the coding sequence GTGAAGCTCACGATGATCGGCGGCGGCGGATTCCGCACGCCCCTCGTCTTCGCCGCCCTCCTGCGGGACACCCAACCCGGGCGCATCGACCACGTCGCCCTCGTGGACACCGACGAGTCCCGGCTTCGCACGATGTCGAGGATCCTCGCCGACCAGGCGGCCGGCGTGCCCGACGCCCCACGAGTGACCGTGCACACCGATACACGAGAGGGCCTCACGGGCGCCGACTTCGTGTTCTCCGCCATCCGGGTGGGCGGGATGGATGGGCGCGCGGCCGACGAGCGCATCGGTCAGTCGCACGGCGTCATCGGCCAGGAGACCGTCGGCTACGGCGGCATCTCCTACGCCCTCCGCACGCTGCCCGTCGTGATGCGCCTCGCGGAACTCGTCCGCGACGTCGCGCCCGACGCGTGGGTGATCAACTTCACGAACCCCGCCGGCATCGTCACGGAGGCGATGTCGCGTGTGCTCGGCGACCGCGTCATCGGCATCTGCGACTCCCCGATCGGCCTCGCCCGGCGGGCACTCGGGGCTCTCGGCATCCGGTCGATGGAGACCACGGAGATCGAGTACGCGGGCCTCAACCACCTCGGCTGGGTCACCGCTCTGCGGGTCGACGGAGTCGACCGTCTCCCCGACCTCCTCGCCGCGCCCGATCGCCTGGGCTCCTTCGAAGAAGGCAAGCTCTTCGGTCCGGAATGGATCCAGACGATCGGCGCCCTCCCCAACGAGTACCTGCACTACTACGCGTTCCAGCGCGACGTGCTCCAGGCCGACCAGTACGCGCCGCAGACGCGCGGCCGCTACCTCCTCGTGCAGCAGGATCGGTTCTGGTCCCGCGCGGCCGACGCTGAACACCCGTACGCCGTGTGGCAGGACTTCCGCCACGAGCGCGAGACCACGTACATGGCGACCAACCGCGATTCCGCCGGTATGGGGGACCGGGACGAGGACGACCTCGTCTCGGGCGGGTACGAGGACGTCGCCCTCGCCTTGATGCGCGGCATCGCCTACGACCAGCGCGCCCGCCTCATCCTCAACGTCCGCTCCGGCGGCGCGCTCGAGGGCGTCGACGCCGACGCGGTCGTCGAGGTCCCCTGCATCGTCGACGCGAGCGGAGCGCACCCCGTCCCCGGAGCACGCGTCCCCGCCCACGGCCGCGGGCTCGTCACCGCCGTGAAGTACGTGGAGACCCAGACGATCGAGGCCGCGATCTCCGGCTCCCGTTCCGCCGCGCTCCGAGCGCTCGCGCTCCACCCGCTCGTCGACTCCGTCCGCGTCGCGGGGGCCCTCCTCGACGACGCCCGCTCGACCTTCCCCGACCTCTCCTACCTGCGCTGA
- a CDS encoding DeoR/GlpR family DNA-binding transcription regulator, which translates to MKDLRERAILHHLREARAASVAELAESTGSSIATIRRDLQRLDEAGVLHRTHGGAVIGEGDAPFATVEPVNRDAKERIAQAASALVHDGQSVILDIGTTTLQLARLLRGRPITIVTPNLAIYEALRDDRDVRLILLPGEYDPVYRSVSGHLATETLRLIRADIAFLGVSGISNDGDLRDTTIAQVPIKQAMAAACDSATVLADHSKFPGSGAGRIAMPSTVTRVITDERPPSDAGLSLTAHDVEVVVA; encoded by the coding sequence ATGAAAGACCTTCGAGAGCGAGCAATCCTCCACCACCTCCGAGAGGCACGGGCCGCGTCCGTCGCCGAACTGGCCGAGTCCACGGGCTCGAGCATCGCGACGATCCGTCGTGATCTGCAGCGACTCGACGAGGCCGGTGTGCTGCACCGTACCCACGGGGGTGCGGTCATCGGCGAGGGCGACGCTCCCTTCGCCACGGTGGAGCCGGTGAACCGCGATGCGAAGGAACGGATCGCCCAGGCGGCGTCTGCGCTCGTCCACGACGGCCAGTCCGTGATCCTCGACATCGGCACCACGACGCTCCAGCTCGCGCGGCTCCTGCGTGGCCGACCGATCACGATCGTCACGCCGAACCTCGCCATCTATGAGGCGCTCCGCGACGACCGCGACGTACGCCTCATCCTGCTGCCGGGCGAGTACGACCCCGTCTACCGGAGCGTGTCTGGGCACCTCGCCACCGAGACCCTCCGCCTGATCCGGGCGGACATCGCCTTCCTCGGTGTGAGCGGGATCTCGAACGACGGCGACCTGCGGGACACGACGATCGCGCAGGTGCCGATCAAGCAGGCGATGGCGGCGGCGTGCGACAGTGCAACTGTGCTCGCCGACCACAGCAAGTTCCCGGGAAGCGGGGCCGGCCGCATCGCGATGCCGTCCACCGTCACCCGCGTCATCACGGACGAGAGGCCCCCGTCGGACGCGGGACTCTCGCTCACCGCCCACGACGTCGAGGTGGTCGTCGCGTGA
- a CDS encoding carbohydrate kinase family protein, translating into MTSALPLGTPRLLAAGQLFVDFVFADLPHAPRLGEERWTTSFGWTPGGIANFAVAAARLGVPTAIAGAVGGPADDLGSLIRSRLAAEGIIDATREVDDWTLPVTASIGYDGDRALVTGGTPAPLLADLIVDSPTTDVACVHLDASLGDWISSSAARGTRVFADVGWEDDWDRGLLDLLEGSFAFLPNDREAFAYTRTDDPITAARRLAERVPLSVVTRGSRGVIAVDATTGEEAVRPSVGVVAIDATGAGDVFGGALAAACLTGWDLCERVDFASLVAAITVSRPGGGAAAPALGELVPWLDAHPGATEPGRFDFLRDALRAEGHNPFVVTAPTPRPSDDDRS; encoded by the coding sequence ATGACGTCAGCACTCCCGCTCGGTACTCCTCGGCTCCTGGCCGCGGGGCAGTTGTTCGTGGACTTCGTGTTCGCGGACCTGCCCCACGCGCCTCGGCTGGGCGAGGAGCGGTGGACGACGTCCTTCGGATGGACCCCCGGAGGAATCGCGAACTTCGCCGTCGCCGCCGCTCGGCTCGGCGTGCCCACCGCGATCGCCGGAGCAGTCGGCGGCCCGGCGGACGACCTCGGATCGCTCATCCGTTCACGGCTCGCGGCCGAGGGGATCATCGACGCGACGCGCGAGGTCGACGACTGGACGCTCCCGGTGACGGCGTCGATCGGCTACGACGGCGACCGCGCCCTCGTCACCGGCGGAACCCCCGCGCCCCTGCTCGCCGACCTCATCGTCGACTCGCCCACGACCGACGTGGCGTGCGTGCACCTCGACGCCTCCCTCGGCGACTGGATCTCCTCGAGCGCTGCCCGGGGAACGCGCGTGTTCGCGGACGTCGGGTGGGAGGACGACTGGGATCGCGGCCTCCTCGACCTCCTCGAGGGCAGCTTCGCCTTCCTCCCGAACGACCGAGAGGCCTTCGCCTACACGCGCACCGACGACCCGATCACCGCCGCCCGCCGCCTCGCCGAACGCGTGCCGTTGAGCGTCGTCACACGCGGCTCGCGCGGCGTCATCGCAGTGGACGCGACCACCGGGGAGGAGGCCGTGCGCCCCTCCGTCGGCGTCGTCGCGATCGACGCGACCGGAGCGGGCGACGTCTTCGGGGGTGCGCTCGCCGCCGCCTGCCTCACCGGGTGGGACCTGTGCGAGCGGGTGGACTTCGCCTCCCTGGTGGCCGCGATCACCGTCTCGCGACCGGGCGGCGGAGCCGCGGCTCCCGCTCTCGGCGAACTCGTCCCCTGGCTCGACGCGCACCCTGGAGCCACCGAGCCCGGCCGTTTCGACTTCCTCAGAGACGCTCTGCGGGCGGAGGGGCACAACCCCTTCGTCGTCACGGCGCCGACCCCCCGTCCATCCGACGACGACCGCTCCTAG
- a CDS encoding ABC transporter substrate-binding protein: MRTPTHRSRWTAVAVTAVAALALSGCSGSAGGDASGKVTVWTWPGGLSETVTAAASDEFPDDDIEFTTVGDDFKQKLVTVFTGKSGIPSITGVKGEDMPYFLQEDSLFTDLNTLGIDDLLDDFPEWKLAEATTADGKLIGLPTDIGPTALFYRTDILEEAGLPTDPAEVAAATSTWEDYFTFGETLKAETGSYLEVSLGDIFSKVMGQAETKFVGEDGEFLGDSDTVRDAWDLTIDAWDRGIVAGIQDGSPDWASAVNDGTLPTLLGAAWYQGDIKSNAPDTSGKWNVTSMPGGPANVGGSFLTIPSSTQNADEAIDIIKFLLSPENQATTYTEIGNFPSSTAALDEPALQTGDDFFGGQVTTDVFKAASEDMPTTYTSPLDNEVSAAFYTELTNIESLDKDPEQAWTDAVAAAKQVWETGQ; this comes from the coding sequence ATGAGAACCCCCACCCACCGATCCCGCTGGACGGCGGTCGCCGTCACCGCGGTCGCCGCACTCGCCCTCTCGGGGTGCTCCGGCTCCGCGGGCGGAGACGCCTCCGGCAAGGTCACCGTCTGGACCTGGCCAGGCGGACTGAGCGAGACCGTCACGGCCGCAGCCTCCGACGAGTTCCCGGACGACGACATCGAGTTCACGACCGTCGGAGACGACTTCAAGCAGAAGCTCGTCACGGTCTTCACCGGCAAGAGCGGCATCCCCAGCATCACGGGCGTCAAGGGCGAGGACATGCCCTACTTCCTGCAGGAGGACAGTCTCTTCACCGACCTCAACACGCTCGGCATCGACGACCTCCTCGACGACTTCCCCGAGTGGAAGCTCGCCGAGGCCACGACCGCCGACGGCAAGCTCATCGGCCTCCCGACCGACATCGGACCGACGGCGCTGTTCTACCGCACCGACATCCTCGAAGAGGCCGGCCTGCCGACCGACCCGGCCGAGGTGGCCGCGGCGACGTCGACGTGGGAGGACTACTTCACCTTCGGCGAGACGCTGAAAGCCGAGACGGGGTCGTATCTCGAAGTGTCCCTCGGCGACATCTTCAGCAAGGTCATGGGTCAGGCGGAGACGAAGTTCGTGGGCGAGGACGGGGAATTCCTCGGCGACAGCGACACCGTGCGCGACGCCTGGGACCTCACGATCGACGCCTGGGACCGCGGAATCGTCGCGGGCATCCAGGACGGAAGCCCCGACTGGGCCTCCGCCGTCAACGACGGAACCCTGCCAACGCTGCTCGGAGCGGCCTGGTACCAGGGCGACATCAAGAGCAACGCACCCGACACCTCCGGGAAGTGGAACGTCACGTCGATGCCGGGTGGTCCGGCGAACGTCGGCGGCTCGTTCCTCACGATCCCCTCGTCGACCCAGAACGCCGACGAGGCCATCGACATCATCAAGTTCCTCCTGAGCCCGGAGAACCAGGCAACGACGTACACCGAGATCGGCAACTTCCCGTCGTCGACCGCAGCCCTCGACGAGCCGGCGCTCCAGACGGGCGACGACTTCTTCGGCGGGCAGGTGACGACGGACGTCTTCAAGGCTGCATCCGAGGACATGCCCACCACGTACACGAGCCCGCTCGACAACGAGGTGTCCGCCGCGTTCTACACCGAGCTCACGAACATCGAATCGCTCGACAAGGACCCGGAGCAGGCGTGGACCGACGCCGTGGCCGCCGCCAAGCAGGTGTGGGAGACCGGTCAGTGA